The following coding sequences are from one Epilithonimonas vandammei window:
- the porX gene encoding T9SS response regulator signal transducer PorX encodes MSGKILWIDDEVDLLRPHIVFLENKGYIVTPVNNVNEALEIIEKEKFELTLLDENMPGISGLEAIPMIKEKDNALKIVMVTKSEEEHIMEQAIGSQIADYILKPVNPNQVLLSLKKNLHSESLVEQKTIVDYQQEFRNLSMELSYLRTYQDWAEYYKKILNWEIKFDKVFDSEFADLLQNQKEEANIQFSKFIENNYEDWLHSNDKPMMSHTLFKDKVKPEVEKEKVLLLMIDNLRYDQWKVIEPLFTKFYNKTSEDYYFSILPTATQYARNSFFAGLMPSEIEKRFPQYWFNDNEEGNKNEHERDFLEDQMKRIGLSGKSMKYLKILNADFERKILDDFNQHKNNDLLVIVYNFIDILSHAKTDNNIVNQLIRDDKTFRSLTYNWFENSSLIKIIKTAAENGFKLVITTDHGTVYVKKPSKVVGDRETSTNIRYKTGRSLTYDDKDVWAISNPDKLFLPKGNLSSKYIFAKNNTFLAYPKNYNHFVNYYKDTYQHGGISLEEVIIPISILEPK; translated from the coding sequence ATGTCAGGAAAAATTTTATGGATAGATGATGAAGTGGACTTGCTCAGACCTCATATTGTCTTTTTGGAGAATAAGGGTTATATAGTGACCCCGGTAAACAATGTTAATGAGGCACTTGAAATCATTGAAAAAGAAAAATTTGAGCTTACACTTCTAGATGAAAATATGCCTGGTATATCCGGATTGGAAGCCATTCCCATGATAAAGGAAAAGGATAATGCATTGAAAATTGTAATGGTTACCAAAAGCGAAGAGGAGCATATAATGGAGCAAGCGATTGGCTCTCAGATTGCCGATTATATCTTGAAGCCGGTGAATCCAAATCAGGTTCTACTTTCTTTGAAAAAAAATCTGCATAGCGAATCGTTGGTGGAGCAGAAAACAATCGTAGATTATCAGCAAGAGTTCAGAAATCTTAGTATGGAACTATCTTATCTTAGGACTTATCAAGACTGGGCAGAATATTATAAAAAGATTCTTAACTGGGAAATCAAGTTTGACAAAGTATTTGACAGTGAATTTGCAGATTTACTTCAGAACCAGAAAGAAGAGGCAAACATCCAGTTCTCGAAATTCATCGAGAATAATTATGAAGACTGGCTGCATAGCAATGACAAACCGATGATGAGCCACACCCTGTTTAAGGATAAGGTGAAACCAGAAGTGGAGAAAGAAAAAGTTCTTCTGTTGATGATTGATAACCTAAGATATGACCAGTGGAAAGTTATAGAACCATTATTTACTAAATTCTATAATAAAACTTCGGAGGACTATTATTTCAGCATCTTGCCAACGGCTACTCAGTATGCAAGAAACTCCTTTTTTGCAGGATTGATGCCTTCAGAAATTGAGAAAAGATTTCCTCAGTACTGGTTCAATGATAACGAAGAAGGAAATAAAAACGAGCACGAGCGCGATTTCCTAGAAGACCAAATGAAAAGAATCGGATTGTCAGGAAAATCAATGAAATATCTGAAAATCTTGAACGCGGATTTTGAACGGAAAATTCTGGATGATTTCAATCAGCATAAAAATAATGACTTATTAGTCATCGTATATAATTTTATAGATATATTATCTCACGCAAAAACTGATAATAATATTGTAAATCAATTGATTAGAGATGATAAAACCTTCAGGTCGCTCACATATAACTGGTTCGAAAACTCTTCGCTCATAAAAATCATAAAAACAGCGGCAGAAAATGGCTTCAAATTGGTCATCACCACAGACCACGGCACAGTTTATGTTAAAAAGCCTAGTAAGGTGGTAGGTGATAGGGAAACCTCTACCAACATCAGGTACAAGACAGGAAGAAGTCTCACTTATGATGACAAGGATGTCTGGGCTATCAGTAATCCGGATAAGCTTTTCCTGCCAAAAGGAAACCTGAGTTCAAAATATATTTTTGCGAAGAATAACACCTTCCTCGCATACCCGAAAAATTACAATCATTTTGTGAATTACTACAAAGACACGTATCAGCACGGGGGAATCTCTCTGGAAGAGGTCATCATCCCGATAAGCATATTAGAGCCCAAATAG
- a CDS encoding exodeoxyribonuclease III, which translates to MRIISYNVNGIRAAFTKDFIGWLNVANPDVICIQESKAGNDQIDIESFENIGYHSYWHSAVKKGYSGVGIASKIKPNHVEFGCGIENYDSEGRIIRADFDDFSVISVYVPSASNIDRLDFKMQFCYDFLAYIRELRKTIPNLIISGDFNICHQAIDIHNPIGLANTSGFLPMEREWMTNFMNENQLTDSFRYFNDQPEQYSWWSYRAGSRARNKGWRLDYNFVSEPLKEKMTRAVILPEVKHSDHCPVLVELNL; encoded by the coding sequence ATGCGTATCATTTCCTATAACGTCAATGGCATCCGTGCCGCCTTCACCAAAGATTTTATCGGCTGGCTGAATGTTGCTAATCCTGATGTGATTTGTATCCAGGAAAGCAAAGCGGGAAATGATCAAATCGATATTGAAAGTTTCGAGAATATTGGATATCACAGTTACTGGCATTCAGCAGTAAAAAAAGGTTACAGTGGCGTAGGAATCGCTTCCAAAATCAAACCAAATCACGTAGAATTTGGCTGTGGGATAGAGAATTATGATAGCGAAGGCAGAATAATCCGCGCAGATTTCGATGACTTTTCGGTCATTTCAGTTTATGTCCCTTCAGCTTCAAATATTGACAGACTTGATTTCAAAATGCAGTTCTGCTATGATTTTCTGGCATACATCAGAGAACTCAGAAAAACCATCCCGAATCTCATTATCAGCGGCGATTTTAATATTTGTCATCAAGCGATTGACATTCATAATCCGATTGGTTTGGCCAATACTTCAGGTTTTCTTCCGATGGAACGCGAGTGGATGACCAACTTTATGAATGAAAATCAACTTACAGACAGTTTTAGATATTTCAACGATCAGCCAGAACAATATTCCTGGTGGAGTTACAGAGCAGGTTCCAGAGCAAGGAACAAAGGCTGGCGTTTGGATTATAATTTTGTTTCAGAACCATTGAAAGAGAAAATGACCAGAGCAGTTATCCTACCTGAAGTAAAACATTCTGACCATTGTCCCGTTTTAGTAGAACTGAATCTATAG
- a CDS encoding trimeric intracellular cation channel family protein: MSGSFAAMQKRLDPFGVLIIAFVTSVGGGTVRDLLLDVPVFWMTDMLTCSLIFFTCVFSMVFKSIEKNFKVTLFIFDSFGLGLFTIIGIQKGINSDLHPLICLTLGTITGCFGGIIRDILLNRIPLIFRKEIYATACIVGGGIFLLMSRYTGWPYTLVQISTIILIVAIRTLAVKYHWRIPKFYGYENNEEM, from the coding sequence ATGTCAGGCAGTTTTGCAGCAATGCAGAAACGGCTTGATCCTTTTGGTGTTCTGATTATCGCATTCGTTACCTCGGTTGGTGGCGGAACTGTGAGAGATTTGCTATTAGATGTTCCTGTCTTCTGGATGACAGATATGTTGACTTGCTCCCTGATATTCTTTACTTGTGTATTTTCAATGGTTTTTAAATCTATTGAGAAGAACTTCAAAGTGACCTTATTTATTTTTGATAGTTTCGGGCTGGGGCTGTTTACCATAATCGGTATTCAGAAAGGAATCAACTCAGACCTACATCCGTTGATATGTCTCACGCTGGGAACTATAACCGGTTGTTTTGGAGGGATTATACGAGATATTTTACTGAACAGAATTCCTTTGATCTTTAGAAAAGAAATCTACGCAACAGCATGCATCGTAGGCGGCGGAATTTTTCTGCTGATGTCGAGATATACAGGCTGGCCTTATACATTGGTTCAGATTTCTACAATAATCTTGATTGTAGCTATCAGAACATTAGCCGTAAAATACCATTGGAGAATTCCTAAGTTCTACGGTTATGAGAATAATGAAGAAATGTAA
- a CDS encoding DUF2892 domain-containing protein: MNKYLKFVAAAIIIALGIYLMFNRNIGWGIVLVVLSGIPIALFFKNENILLAFWQLRKQNMDKAAKFLSNITDYKSQLHKSQYGYFHYLQALTTAQDNPAKTEGLMKKALDYGLNMKHDRAMAKLNLAASALSKGRKAEAQKLLDEAKQLDSAGMMTDQIKMMKEQMKMPTMQKHMHNPHMRNRGKFF; the protein is encoded by the coding sequence ATGAACAAATACCTAAAATTTGTAGCAGCTGCAATCATTATCGCATTAGGCATTTACCTGATGTTCAACCGTAACATTGGCTGGGGCATCGTTTTAGTCGTGCTTTCTGGAATTCCTATTGCTTTATTCTTTAAAAACGAAAATATTCTTTTAGCATTCTGGCAACTGAGAAAACAAAATATGGATAAAGCTGCCAAGTTTTTATCTAATATTACAGATTATAAATCCCAACTTCATAAGAGTCAATATGGCTATTTCCACTATCTCCAAGCCCTGACGACTGCTCAGGATAATCCAGCAAAAACAGAAGGATTGATGAAAAAAGCCTTGGATTACGGTTTGAATATGAAACACGACCGAGCAATGGCAAAACTGAATCTTGCAGCATCTGCATTATCCAAAGGAAGAAAAGCTGAAGCTCAGAAATTACTGGACGAAGCAAAACAACTGGATTCCGCAGGAATGATGACAGATCAAATCAAGATGATGAAAGAGCAGATGAAAATGCCGACAATGCAAAAACATATGCACAATCCGCATATGAGAAACCGAGGAAAATTTTTCTAA
- the uvrC gene encoding excinuclease ABC subunit UvrC: MNPNLELQLKTLPSEPGVYRYYDKNDQLLYVGKAKHLKKRVLSYFNKNQNGYRTRIMVSKIHRLETTVVNSEYDALLLENNLIKAHQPFYNVMLKDDKSYPWICIKNEDFPRIFLTRTKIKDGSEYYGPYAKVRPARILLDTIKSLYKIRTCNLNLAPEKIAEGKYRVCLEYHIKNCNGPCEALESKEDYDEKVEAIRGIIKGDFRFAKKYLEERMYRFASNLEFEKAQMIKQNIESLDDYQAKHTVVNPTIDDVDVFGMTSDETAAYVNYFKIRNGSIVQSFTTEIKKVLEETDEDILEEALVEIRQKFDSTSKEILIPFHLGIEIPNVKLIVPKVGDKKRIVELSEKNAKEYRLEKLKQVQIIDPERHTNRIMSEMQRILRMPVEPRHIEGFDNSNIQGTNPVSACVVFKDGKPSKADYRIFHPKTVEGPNDFATMEEVIYRRYRRLLDEGEPLPQLILIDGGKGQLSSAVKSLKLLGLYGKITIIGIAKRLEEIYFPEDSIPLYIDKKAETLKILQRVRDEAHRFGVKHHRTRRKNSTIKSELEEIPGIGEKTIELLLSKLKSVKRVKESDLATLEEILGKAKAKIVWAFFNP; the protein is encoded by the coding sequence GTGAATCCCAATCTTGAACTTCAGCTCAAAACCCTTCCTTCGGAACCTGGTGTTTATCGTTATTATGATAAGAACGATCAGCTTTTATACGTAGGAAAAGCCAAGCATCTCAAAAAAAGAGTGCTGTCTTATTTCAATAAAAACCAGAATGGTTACCGGACACGGATTATGGTTTCCAAGATCCACAGGCTGGAAACTACGGTTGTGAACAGTGAGTATGATGCACTTTTGCTCGAGAACAATCTGATAAAAGCGCACCAGCCGTTTTATAACGTGATGCTGAAGGACGACAAATCCTATCCCTGGATTTGCATCAAGAATGAAGATTTCCCACGAATTTTCCTGACGAGGACCAAGATCAAAGACGGATCAGAATATTATGGTCCTTATGCTAAAGTTCGCCCTGCAAGAATCCTTCTGGATACGATCAAAAGTCTTTACAAAATCAGAACCTGCAACCTAAATCTTGCTCCAGAAAAAATTGCGGAAGGCAAATACCGTGTCTGCCTGGAGTATCACATCAAAAACTGCAACGGGCCGTGTGAAGCACTCGAATCCAAAGAAGATTATGATGAAAAAGTGGAAGCGATACGTGGCATCATAAAAGGTGATTTCCGTTTTGCAAAAAAATATCTGGAAGAAAGAATGTACCGCTTTGCCTCGAATCTGGAGTTCGAAAAAGCGCAGATGATCAAACAAAACATTGAGTCTCTTGACGATTATCAAGCCAAGCATACTGTTGTAAATCCAACCATTGATGATGTGGATGTTTTCGGGATGACAAGTGATGAAACGGCAGCTTATGTCAATTATTTTAAAATAAGGAATGGCTCTATTGTTCAGAGTTTTACCACAGAAATAAAAAAAGTACTGGAAGAAACGGACGAAGATATTCTGGAAGAGGCGCTGGTAGAAATACGGCAAAAATTCGATTCCACATCAAAGGAAATTTTGATTCCTTTTCATCTGGGCATTGAAATTCCCAATGTTAAACTGATTGTTCCAAAAGTAGGTGACAAGAAAAGAATCGTAGAACTTTCTGAAAAAAATGCGAAAGAATACCGTCTTGAAAAATTAAAGCAAGTCCAAATCATAGATCCGGAAAGACATACGAACCGAATAATGTCCGAAATGCAACGTATCCTGAGGATGCCTGTGGAGCCAAGACACATTGAAGGTTTTGATAACTCAAATATCCAGGGAACCAATCCTGTTTCAGCCTGTGTAGTTTTCAAAGATGGAAAACCGAGCAAAGCCGACTATCGTATTTTTCATCCTAAAACTGTGGAAGGTCCGAATGATTTTGCCACAATGGAAGAAGTTATCTACAGGCGTTACAGAAGATTGTTAGATGAGGGAGAACCTTTGCCACAACTGATTCTGATTGATGGTGGAAAAGGCCAATTGTCATCAGCTGTCAAAAGTCTGAAACTACTTGGCTTGTATGGGAAAATCACAATTATAGGTATTGCCAAAAGATTGGAAGAAATATATTTTCCGGAAGATTCTATTCCATTATATATTGATAAAAAAGCTGAAACGCTCAAAATTCTTCAAAGGGTGAGAGATGAGGCGCACCGTTTTGGTGTGAAACATCATAGAACCAGACGAAAGAACTCCACGATTAAATCTGAGTTAGAGGAAATTCCAGGGATTGGAGAAAAAACAATTGAACTACTTTTATCTAAATTAAAATCGGTAAAAAGAGTCAAAGAATCCGACCTGGCGACTTTGGAAGAAATCCTGGGAAAAGCAAAAGCTAAAATTGTGTGGGCGTTTTTTAATCCCTAA
- a CDS encoding type II toxin-antitoxin system RelE/ParE family toxin codes for MFLIHWMPEAENEYYDNLNFWINHNKSNTYSLKIISEVEKMETILSENPFIGKRTNYQLLVLKIVILRSFYIYYTVSDNTVSILAFKATKEDNNKHQLGI; via the coding sequence ATGTTCTTAATTCATTGGATGCCTGAGGCAGAAAATGAATATTATGATAATCTAAATTTCTGGATTAATCATAATAAATCAAATACTTATTCGCTGAAGATTATTTCTGAAGTAGAAAAAATGGAAACCATTCTTTCAGAGAATCCCTTCATTGGCAAGCGAACCAATTATCAATTACTGGTATTGAAAATTGTCATTTTAAGAAGTTTTTATATTTATTATACCGTTTCAGATAATACCGTTAGCATACTCGCTTTCAAAGCTACAAAAGAAGATAATAACAAACATCAACTAGGAATTTAG
- the rmuC gene encoding DNA recombination protein RmuC — MEISYLIIGFFVGGILGAVILYFVLKSSSVSRNLYDELNNQFIKINSDLQNSQVKINELTNFLQEEKKVNFQQSENINELKNNLATLLAENNSHNQKITELQEVHNTQNAEIRKLMDEKQNLIAIKSQLSAQNETLQKLLDSQKEEITKIQEQAKEQFENLANKILEEKTEKFTTLNQNNLKTILEPFQERITELKNRVNEAYEKENKERFSLAEKVKELAELNQQISEDAKKLTRALKGESKTQGNWGEMILESILEKSGLVKGREYFLEHELRDEDNKALFSEFSGKKMRPDAVVKYPDERNVIIDSKVSLSAFTELVDETDAEIIKIKQTQHLNSIKNHIQQLSQKAYDDYGKSLDFVMMFIPSEPAYIAAMQIDQNLWNFAYERRILLLNPSNLITSLKLIADLWKREYQNRNSMEIATQGAKLYDKFVGFVENLDKVGRNIDQAKTSFTDAYKQLYTGNDNLVRQTEKLKKLGIKNKKEIPQSLVDNSENNLVEE; from the coding sequence ATGGAAATCTCTTATCTAATCATCGGTTTTTTTGTAGGCGGTATTTTAGGCGCTGTCATTCTTTATTTTGTCCTGAAATCTTCTTCAGTCTCAAGAAATCTTTATGATGAGCTTAATAATCAATTTATAAAGATCAATTCCGATCTTCAGAATTCTCAGGTAAAAATTAATGAATTAACCAATTTCTTGCAGGAAGAAAAGAAAGTGAATTTCCAGCAATCTGAGAACATTAACGAACTTAAAAACAATCTTGCGACACTCTTAGCCGAAAATAATTCGCATAATCAAAAAATTACTGAGCTGCAGGAAGTTCATAACACTCAAAATGCTGAAATCAGGAAGCTGATGGACGAAAAGCAAAACCTGATTGCCATAAAATCTCAATTATCTGCCCAAAACGAAACATTGCAGAAACTTCTGGATTCTCAGAAAGAAGAAATCACGAAAATACAGGAACAGGCGAAAGAACAATTTGAAAATCTAGCCAATAAAATACTGGAAGAAAAAACGGAAAAGTTTACAACGCTCAACCAGAACAATCTGAAAACTATTCTTGAACCATTTCAGGAAAGAATTACTGAGCTTAAAAATCGCGTGAATGAGGCATACGAAAAGGAAAATAAAGAAAGATTCTCACTCGCTGAAAAAGTGAAGGAATTGGCAGAACTCAATCAGCAGATTTCTGAAGATGCTAAAAAATTAACCCGAGCGTTGAAAGGCGAATCTAAAACACAAGGAAACTGGGGAGAAATGATCTTGGAAAGCATCCTGGAAAAATCTGGATTGGTAAAAGGCAGAGAATATTTCCTGGAGCACGAACTTCGGGATGAGGATAATAAAGCTTTGTTTTCTGAGTTTTCTGGGAAGAAAATGCGTCCCGATGCCGTTGTAAAATATCCTGATGAAAGAAATGTCATCATCGATTCCAAAGTTTCTCTATCTGCTTTTACAGAACTAGTGGATGAGACCGATGCAGAAATCATCAAAATCAAGCAAACACAACATCTCAATTCAATCAAAAATCACATCCAACAGTTATCTCAAAAAGCTTATGATGATTATGGAAAATCTCTTGATTTTGTGATGATGTTTATTCCTAGCGAACCAGCTTATATCGCTGCCATGCAAATCGACCAGAACCTCTGGAATTTTGCCTATGAAAGACGAATCCTATTATTAAACCCAAGCAACCTCATCACATCGCTAAAACTAATTGCAGATCTGTGGAAACGCGAGTATCAGAACAGAAATTCTATGGAAATTGCTACTCAAGGTGCAAAATTGTATGACAAATTTGTTGGTTTTGTGGAAAACCTAGATAAAGTTGGAAGAAACATAGATCAGGCAAAGACCTCTTTTACAGATGCTTATAAACAACTCTACACAGGAAACGATAACCTCGTAAGGCAAACCGAAAAGCTGAAAAAGCTGGGCATCAAAAATAAAAAAGAAATCCCGCAGAGTTTGGTGGATAATTCGGAAAATAATCTGGTTGAGGAATAA
- a CDS encoding lysylphosphatidylglycerol synthase transmembrane domain-containing protein: MKNAITILVSIAIAGIFLWLALRGLDLDKIEQSLKKANYIWVGFAAVFGVSAYIFRAVRWNLLLEPMGHKISNSNSLWSISFGYLMNLTIPRSGELARSTALYGVEKVPVDKSFGTIILERVIDLVCMLIFLGLTLIFKFEAIYSFYEKSGVKFNPFFIIGIIVGIISSFVVFIKFKERFRKFSLLSKIIDFIDGIIAGLTSVFKLRQKIKFILLTGGIWICYFFASYLVCFSLPETSDFTLADGCFILVVGTLGMIIPASGGIGAFNLAMKFGFTALFISMGKDAVEGGELGLAYSFITLPLQIIIMLVMGLISIPMLAKNRKI, encoded by the coding sequence TTGAAAAATGCGATTACCATTTTAGTTTCTATAGCCATCGCAGGCATTTTTCTTTGGCTAGCACTTAGAGGATTAGACCTAGATAAGATAGAACAATCTCTTAAAAAAGCCAATTATATCTGGGTTGGGTTTGCTGCTGTTTTCGGAGTATCGGCTTATATTTTCCGGGCAGTCCGTTGGAATCTCTTGTTAGAACCAATGGGGCATAAAATCTCCAACAGTAACTCACTTTGGTCAATCTCATTCGGATACCTGATGAACCTCACCATCCCAAGAAGCGGAGAACTGGCGCGCTCCACAGCTCTTTATGGTGTAGAGAAAGTTCCTGTTGATAAATCATTCGGGACCATTATTTTGGAAAGAGTGATTGATTTGGTTTGTATGCTTATATTTCTCGGACTCACCCTCATTTTTAAATTCGAAGCAATATATAGTTTTTATGAAAAATCTGGTGTTAAGTTTAATCCATTTTTTATCATTGGAATTATTGTTGGAATTATATCCTCATTCGTTGTTTTTATTAAATTCAAGGAACGTTTCAGAAAGTTTTCTTTACTCTCAAAAATCATTGACTTTATAGACGGAATAATTGCGGGGCTGACTTCTGTATTCAAACTTCGTCAAAAAATAAAATTCATACTTCTAACAGGCGGCATCTGGATTTGTTACTTTTTTGCGTCGTATCTGGTTTGCTTTTCATTGCCAGAAACTTCGGACTTCACTTTGGCGGATGGCTGTTTTATACTTGTAGTTGGAACACTGGGAATGATTATTCCTGCAAGCGGCGGAATCGGCGCTTTTAACTTGGCAATGAAATTCGGATTTACAGCCTTGTTTATCTCGATGGGAAAAGACGCTGTGGAAGGTGGAGAGCTGGGTCTCGCCTACTCTTTCATCACACTGCCATTGCAAATTATTATTATGCTAGTAATGGGTCTGATCTCTATTCCGATGCTGGCGAAAAACAGAAAGATATAA
- the panD gene encoding aspartate 1-decarboxylase yields MLIEVFKSKIHRVRVTESDLNYIGSITIDEDLIDAAGLIVGERVYIVNVNNGERFDTYIIKGKRKSGDICLNGPAARKVHKGDVIIIIAYAQMTPEEAKTFQPKIVFPDENTNLLT; encoded by the coding sequence ATGTTAATTGAAGTTTTTAAATCAAAAATCCACAGGGTTCGTGTTACGGAATCAGATCTTAATTATATAGGCAGCATTACTATTGATGAAGATTTGATAGACGCGGCTGGTCTAATTGTGGGAGAACGGGTTTACATCGTGAATGTCAATAATGGTGAACGTTTTGACACGTACATCATTAAAGGAAAAAGAAAATCCGGCGATATTTGTCTAAATGGTCCCGCTGCAAGAAAAGTTCACAAGGGTGACGTCATTATTATTATTGCTTACGCGCAGATGACGCCCGAGGAAGCAAAAACCTTTCAGCCAAAAATCGTTTTTCCGGATGAGAACACCAACCTTTTAACTTAA
- a CDS encoding HU family DNA-binding protein: MNKSELIDAIAKDAEITKAAAKKALESFVSNVTETLKKKDGKISLVGFGTFSVSERAARQGINPATKKPIKIAAKKVAKFKAGADLATAVAGDKKK; the protein is encoded by the coding sequence ATGAACAAGTCTGAATTAATCGACGCTATTGCAAAGGATGCAGAAATCACAAAAGCTGCTGCAAAAAAAGCTTTGGAATCATTCGTTTCTAACGTAACGGAAACTCTAAAGAAAAAAGATGGTAAAATTTCTCTAGTAGGATTTGGTACTTTTTCGGTATCTGAAAGAGCTGCAAGACAAGGTATTAACCCTGCTACTAAAAAGCCAATCAAAATTGCTGCTAAGAAAGTTGCAAAATTTAAAGCTGGAGCTGATCTTGCTACAGCGGTTGCTGGTGATAAGAAAAAATAA
- the ribA gene encoding GTP cyclohydrolase II: protein MLKLQAESNVPTQFGEFRMMAFSEDDKNWMPHMALIAKDTDLEKPTNVRIHSECITGEVFHSKKCECGEQLDSAMKYMQENGGIILYLRQEGRNIGIINKLKAYALQEKGLDTVQANLQLGLPADDRDFSVAIDMLEQIGVKSVNLMTNNPEKIKFIKDSNIGYNSRIPLQIKSNEASASYLKTKRDYFGHLLDDENQ from the coding sequence ATGTTAAAATTACAGGCAGAATCGAATGTACCAACTCAGTTTGGGGAATTCAGAATGATGGCTTTCTCCGAAGACGATAAAAATTGGATGCCGCATATGGCACTGATTGCAAAAGATACAGATCTGGAAAAACCTACCAATGTAAGAATCCACTCAGAGTGTATCACAGGAGAAGTTTTCCATTCAAAAAAATGCGAATGCGGAGAGCAGCTAGACTCTGCCATGAAATATATGCAGGAAAACGGAGGGATAATACTCTATCTCCGTCAGGAAGGCAGAAATATCGGCATTATCAATAAATTAAAGGCATATGCATTACAGGAAAAAGGATTGGACACTGTGCAGGCCAATCTACAGTTAGGTTTACCTGCAGACGACCGTGATTTTTCTGTAGCCATTGATATGTTGGAACAAATTGGCGTTAAATCTGTGAATCTGATGACCAATAATCCGGAAAAAATCAAGTTCATAAAAGATAGTAACATCGGGTATAATTCCAGAATTCCTTTACAGATAAAATCTAATGAAGCCAGTGCTTCTTATCTCAAAACAAAGAGAGATTACTTTGGCCATCTTTTAGATGACGAAAATCAATAA
- a CDS encoding DUF4254 domain-containing protein has translation MSFTENAWKIFNLSVEDYHIKDDVNSHENNPFQTGSLEWILYSKNWIDTVQWHLEDIIREENIDPTEALKIKRRIDALNQKRTDLVEQIDFWFYEKYSDITPNSDARINSETPAWSIDRFSILSLKIYHMAIEAARKDASEEHKIKCTDKLLVLQEQQKDLSTAIDQLLSDIENGKVKMKLYKQMKMYNDEALNPILYQKRQKK, from the coding sequence ATGAGTTTTACCGAAAATGCATGGAAAATCTTCAATCTGTCGGTTGAAGATTACCATATTAAAGATGATGTTAATTCACACGAAAACAATCCATTTCAGACAGGTAGTTTGGAATGGATTTTGTATTCAAAAAACTGGATTGACACAGTTCAGTGGCACTTGGAAGATATTATCCGCGAGGAAAATATTGATCCGACAGAAGCTTTGAAAATCAAACGTAGAATTGATGCTCTAAATCAAAAAAGAACAGATCTGGTAGAACAGATCGATTTCTGGTTTTATGAGAAATATAGCGATATTACTCCCAATTCCGACGCAAGAATTAACTCAGAAACGCCAGCGTGGTCTATAGACAGGTTTTCGATATTATCATTGAAAATCTATCATATGGCAATAGAAGCTGCTAGAAAGGACGCTTCCGAAGAGCATAAGATAAAATGCACGGACAAACTTCTGGTATTACAGGAGCAACAAAAAGATCTCTCTACAGCAATAGATCAACTTCTTTCGGACATCGAAAACGGTAAGGTTAAAATGAAACTTTATAAGCAGATGAAGATGTATAATGATGAGGCACTAAACCCAATCCTGTATCAAAAACGACAGAAAAAATGA
- a CDS encoding twin-arginine translocase TatA/TatE family subunit, with amino-acid sequence MIISAIILSLSWQHILIVALILLLLFGGRKIPELMKGLGSGIKEFKDAVKEDDKKNNDSSNTTPNNPS; translated from the coding sequence ATGATAATATCTGCAATTATACTTAGCTTATCTTGGCAACACATTCTAATCGTTGCTTTGATATTACTTTTATTATTTGGAGGAAGGAAAATTCCTGAATTAATGAAAGGATTAGGATCTGGTATCAAAGAATTTAAAGATGCCGTGAAGGAGGATGATAAAAAGAACAATGATTCTTCTAACACTACGCCGAACAATCCGTCTTAG